The Campylobacter armoricus sequence TTTACAGCGTGGTTTAATGGCAACAACCGAAAAGGGATAGAATATGAACTTCAAAAAAGATTCGAATTAGAAAATGAACATCTATCTAAAAATGCTGAATTTTTAAGTGTTACTTTTTGCACAATGCTAAGAGGGACATTTTTTATGCAAAGCACTTTTGGAAATAAGATTTTAATGAATAAAAAAGAACAACAAGAGCATGCACAAAAAGTTATTAAACTTTTTACAAATGGAATTATTAACTTTAATTAACTATATATTGATAAAATAGAAGTTTAAATTTTGTAATATAAATTACTTTTTATATTTAGCTAAAAATTATTTTAAGGAAAAAAATGAAAACTAAAATTCTTGCACTAGCTTGTGCTTCTTTGATTTTTACAGCCTGTTTAGATGATAAAAATGCACAAGTTAAAGAACTTCCTCCTCAACCAGTTAGTATTATGACTATGCAAAGCGCTAACTTGCCTTTAGAATTTACCTATCCTGCGAGATTAAGCACAGAATTAGATGTCGTGATCAAACCTAAAGTAAGCGGGGAAATAAAACAAAAATACTTCAAAAGTGGTCAAGCTGTAAAAAAAGGCGATAAGCTTTTCTTGATAGAACCTGATAAATACCAAGCAAGTGTTAATATGGCTTATGGTGAAGCTTTAGTAGCAAGAGCAAATTTTGATGATGCAGAAAAAAATTTTAAAAGGGATAGTATTTTAATAGAAAAAAATGCTATTTCACAAAAAGAATTTGATGCAAGTTTAGCTAAATTTAATTCAACAAAAGCTAATTTAGAAAGTGCTAGAGCAAAACTTGCTAATGCAAGATTAGACTTAAAATATACTGTAGTAAGTGCGCCATTTGATGGAATTTTAGGTGATTCTCTGATGGATATAGGAGATTATGTAAATGCTTCTTCTACTGAACTTATACGCATTACTAATATTAATCCTATTTTCGCAGATTTTTATATTTCAGATGTTGATAAAATTAATATGAATAAAAATATAAAAGATGGAAATTGGCAATTTGAAAATATTCAAGTGCAAGCTAATGTTGGTGGTGAGCTTTTTAATGGAAAATTATATTTTATAGATAGTGTTATTGATACTCATAGTGGTGGTGTAAAAGCAAAAGCTATTTTTGACAACAATAATTCAAATTTAATGCCTGGATCATTTGCTAATGTTCATGTAAGTGGTTTTGTGCAAAAAGATGGTTTTGAAATTCCACAAGTTGCACTTTTGCAAGATGATAGTGCTACTTATGTTTATACTTTAGTAGATGGAAAAGTAGCAAAAACAAATGTTAATGTTATTTATCAAACTGCGGATATTGCAGTAATCAATCAAGGTTTGAAAAATGGAGATAAGGTTATTTTAAATAATTTCAAAAAAATCCGTCCTGGCTCAAGTGTTAGCATAATGGAGAATAAGTAATGTTTTCTAAATTTTTTATAGAAAGACCTGTATTTGCTTCAGTTGTTGCTATTATTATTTCTTTAGCAGGCATTATAGGACTTTATTCTTTGCCTGTAGAGCAATACCCTTCGCTAACTCCACCTGTTGTAAAGGTAAGTGCAAATTACTCTGGCGCTGATGCTCAAACAGTAGCTCAAACAGTAGCTATTCCGCTTGAAGATGCTATAAATGGAGTTGAAAATATGATTTACATGGATTCAACATCAAGCTCTTCAGGGGATATGAGTTTAAGTGTATATTTTAGCATAGGAACTGATCCTGATCAAGCAACGGTTGATGTTAATAATAGAATTTCAGCCGCTATGGCAAAACTTCCTGAAGATGTTAAAAAAACAGGTGTTAGCGTAAGAAAAACTGGTTCAAGTATATTAGAGGTTGCTACTTTATATTCTCCAGATGGTTCTATGAATGCACTAGAAGTATATAATTATGCGGCGTTAAATATTTTAGATGATCTTGCTAGGGTTCCTGGTGTAGGAAATGCTGTTGCTATAGGTTCAAAAAACTATTCTATGAGAATTTGGTTAAATCCTGACTTATTAAACAAATATCAAGTTACAGCAACTGATGTAATTGCTGCAGTAAATGAGCAAAATGCTCAATATGCTACTGGTAAAATAGGACAAGAACCTGTGGTAGAAAGATCCCCTTATGTGTATTCAGTAACCATGCAAGGAAGATTAAAAAACACTAAAGAATTTGAAAATATTATTATAAGAGCAAATAGTGATGGGTCTTTTTTAAGGCTTAAAGATATAGCGGAAGTATCTTTAGGGTCAAGAGAATATACTTTTAATGGTAGATTAAATGGTAATAACGCAACCCCTATTTTAATTTTCTTACAAACTGGAGCAAATGCCGTAAGCACAGCAGAATTAGTTCAGAAAAAATTCGAAGAACTTTCTAAAAACTTTCCAGAAGGATTAACCTATAAAGTTCCTTATGATACAACTATATTTATCAAAGCTTCTATCAAAGAAGTGGTAAAAACTTTTTTTGAAGCTTTAATTTTAGTTGTAATAGTAATGTATTTATTCTTAAAAAATTTCCGCTCTACCATAATACCTATGATTGCTGTGCCTGTTTCTATTTTAGGAACTTTTGCAGGATTGTATGTATTAGGTTTTAGTATCAACCTACTTACACTTTTTGCTTTGGTTTTGGCTATTGGTATTGTTGTTGATGATGCTATTATTGTGGTAGAAAATATAGATAGAATCATGCATGAAGATCCAAATATAAGCATAAAAGAAGCAGCCATTAAAGCTATGGATGAAGTTGCAGCTCCTGTTGTTTCTATTGTTCTTGTGCTTTGTGCAGTATTTATACCTGTTTCATTTATATCCGGTTTTGTGGGTGAAATTCAAAGACAATTTGCCATAACTTTGGCAATTTCTGTTGTAATTTCAGGTTTTGTGGCTCTGACACTAACCCCATCATTATGTGCAATCTTTTTAAGAAGAAATGAAGGTGAGCCTTTTTATTTAGTTAAAAAATTTAATCATATTTTTGATTGGTCTACAGAAGTTTTTGGTGCAGGAGTAGCTTATATTTTAAAAAGAACCGTTAGATTTGTTTTAATTTTTATTATATTTTTAGGCGGATTGTATGGGCTTTTTAAACTTGTTCCAAATTCTTTAGTTCCAAATGAAGATCAAGGGAGTTTTTTATCTGTTGTGAATTTACCAGCAGCTTCATCTTTAAATAGAACAACGCAAACTATGGATGCTATGGCAGATGAGATACTAAAAAATGAAAATATCACGGATATTGTTGGTCTTATAGGATATGATTTATTTACAGGCTCTTTAAAAGAAAATGCTGGTGCAATGTTTGTTAATTTGAAAAATTGGAATGATAGAGATGTAAGTAGTTTTGATTTGACAAGAATGTATAATCAACAATATTTTCTTAATCCAAATTTCCAAACTTTTTTTATTAATCCACCTCCAATTCAAGGTCTAAGTTTAACCGGTGGTTTTGAAATGTATGCACAAAATCGTAGCGGCAAAAGCTATGATGAAATTCAAGTTGATGTAAATAGATTAGTAGAAGCAGCAAACAAGCGTCCTGAACTTTCTAATGTAAGAACAACGCTTGATACTAATTTTCCGCAATTAAAACTAGAAATTGATCGTGATAAGGTAAAACTTTATGGTTTAAATTTAGCAGATGTATTTAGCACATTAAATGCTACTATAGGGACTTACTATGTAAATGATTTTTCTATGCTTGGAAAAAATTATCGTGTAAATATTAGTGCTATTGGTGATTTTAGAAATACTCAAAATGCTTTAAAAAATATCTTTGTTAGAGCAAAAGATGGTTCAATGGTTTCTCTAGATAGTGTTTTAACTTTGCATAGAGGTGTTGGACCTGATGATGTAAAACGCTTTA is a genomic window containing:
- a CDS encoding efflux RND transporter periplasmic adaptor subunit → MKTKILALACASLIFTACLDDKNAQVKELPPQPVSIMTMQSANLPLEFTYPARLSTELDVVIKPKVSGEIKQKYFKSGQAVKKGDKLFLIEPDKYQASVNMAYGEALVARANFDDAEKNFKRDSILIEKNAISQKEFDASLAKFNSTKANLESARAKLANARLDLKYTVVSAPFDGILGDSLMDIGDYVNASSTELIRITNINPIFADFYISDVDKINMNKNIKDGNWQFENIQVQANVGGELFNGKLYFIDSVIDTHSGGVKAKAIFDNNNSNLMPGSFANVHVSGFVQKDGFEIPQVALLQDDSATYVYTLVDGKVAKTNVNVIYQTADIAVINQGLKNGDKVILNNFKKIRPGSSVSIMENK
- a CDS encoding efflux RND transporter permease subunit; translated protein: MFSKFFIERPVFASVVAIIISLAGIIGLYSLPVEQYPSLTPPVVKVSANYSGADAQTVAQTVAIPLEDAINGVENMIYMDSTSSSSGDMSLSVYFSIGTDPDQATVDVNNRISAAMAKLPEDVKKTGVSVRKTGSSILEVATLYSPDGSMNALEVYNYAALNILDDLARVPGVGNAVAIGSKNYSMRIWLNPDLLNKYQVTATDVIAAVNEQNAQYATGKIGQEPVVERSPYVYSVTMQGRLKNTKEFENIIIRANSDGSFLRLKDIAEVSLGSREYTFNGRLNGNNATPILIFLQTGANAVSTAELVQKKFEELSKNFPEGLTYKVPYDTTIFIKASIKEVVKTFFEALILVVIVMYLFLKNFRSTIIPMIAVPVSILGTFAGLYVLGFSINLLTLFALVLAIGIVVDDAIIVVENIDRIMHEDPNISIKEAAIKAMDEVAAPVVSIVLVLCAVFIPVSFISGFVGEIQRQFAITLAISVVISGFVALTLTPSLCAIFLRRNEGEPFYLVKKFNHIFDWSTEVFGAGVAYILKRTVRFVLIFIIFLGGLYGLFKLVPNSLVPNEDQGSFLSVVNLPAASSLNRTTQTMDAMADEILKNENITDIVGLIGYDLFTGSLKENAGAMFVNLKNWNDRDVSSFDLTRMYNQQYFLNPNFQTFFINPPPIQGLSLTGGFEMYAQNRSGKSYDEIQVDVNRLVEAANKRPELSNVRTTLDTNFPQLKLEIDRDKVKLYGLNLADVFSTLNATIGTYYVNDFSMLGKNYRVNISAIGDFRNTQNALKNIFVRAKDGSMVSLDSVLTLHRGVGPDDVKRFNMFPSALIQGDPAPGYTSGQAIDTIAQVAKETLGEDYSIAWAGSAYQEVTSSGAGQIAFMLGLLFVFLILAAQYERWLMPLAVITAVPFAVFGSLLFVWLRGIENDIYFQTGLLLLIGLSAKNAILIVEFAMEEHLKKGKSIFEASISAAKLRFRPIVMTSLAFICGILPLFFAYGAGSASRHAIGTGVIGGMIAASTIAIFFVPLFFYLLESFNKWLDEKRGKKHV